The Chryseobacterium oranimense genome contains the following window.
ATACTGCCCACATGCCAACCAATGACAATGGAGTCATTACACCTACTGCCGCATTGAGCAGCTTCCCATATACCCCAAAAGAATCTATGGATTTCCTTAGGTTTCTGTACACTCAAAAACCTGAATTCATTGGATCGGCAGGACCTTACGATGCTACTTCGGTTAACTATAATAACTGGTTTACCCCAAGATATTTAGCGATAGATCAGGGAACAATAGCCCCAATGATTGAAAATTACAGAACAGGATTCCTTTGGAAACTGTTTATGAATGCTCCTGAAATTCAGCAGGGACTTAAAAAATTAAGTTTCAAATCTGACAAATACAATATCAAATAATCAGATCTTAACGTTATCTTTATTTCGCTGAATTTTAATTCAATAGGAATGGGCTTTAGCCCGTTTAAATAAAAACAAATACCAAACGGCTTTAGCCAAAATCTAAACAACAATATGAAAGTAAAATTAAAACACCTCCCGCTTTTACTCTTGCCGTTCTCATTACAGGTTAATGCACAGGAAATAAAAGCGGAATTAAACAAAGAAATCAAAAGGACTGAAAAAATATCCTATATTCTCGATTATCCTCAGAAAGCAAAAGGAAATGTTCCGCTGATTGTATTTCTTCACGGTTCAGGAGAAAGAGGGAATAATCTTGATGCAGTTAAGGTTCACAGTCCGTTCACCTATAAAAATCTGATCAAGGAGCCTGTAGCTATTTTGGCGCCTCAGTGCCCTGCGGATTCATGGTGGGATACGGTGACGATTTATAATCTGATCAAAGAAATTCAGAAGAAATATAAGATTGACGCTTCCAGGATTTACCTCACAGGACTTTCGCTGGGAGGATGGGGAACATTGAAGCTTGCCATGGAGCATCCAGAGATGTTTGCAGCAGTAGTGCCGGTATGCGCCCCTACAGACATGATCATGTATGCGAATATCAACCAATATAAAGATCTCAATATGAAAATTTTTCACGGTGGAATGGATGATATTGTGCTGCCTGAAAATGCTTTCAAATTTTACCAGAGACTACATCCGGTAAACCCTTCAGCAGAACTGGTTATTTTCCCGAATGATAACCATAACTCATGGGATTCAACCTATTCTGATCCTAAGCTGTATGAATGGATGCTGTCTAAGAAAAAAGAAAATTAAAGGGCATTGAAAAAGAGACGTGTCCTATAAAACATAAATTGTAAAAAAATTAGAATCCCGTATAAAACAAGCAAAATAAAATTAGAACTATAATTTAAGAAGATAGATTTATGAAAAAGTTAATTGTAATGGCAACCCTGGCCCTTTCTCCCGTGTTTTCTGCACAGGAAATGGTAACCAAGCCGGTTCAGTCTTATCAGACCGCTCAGTATCAGGCGAAGAAAAAAGCTTTCGTAGAAAATCTTTTGTCTAAAATGACCTTAGATGAAAAGATTGGTCAGCTCAACCTGCCGACTTCCGGAGATTTTACCACAGGACAGGCTCAGAGCTCGGATATCGGGAAAAAAGTGGAGCAGGGACTGGTAGGAGGATTATTCAATATAAAAGGAGCCGAAAAAATTAAAGCAGTTCAGAAAGTGGCCATAGAAAAAAGCCGTCTGAAAATTCCTTTGATCTTCGGAATGGATGTAATTCACGGTTATGAAACCACTTTCCCGATTCCGTTAGGCCTTGCTGCTTCCTGGGATATGAATATTGTACAGCAGTCTGCAAGAGTAGCGGCAAAAGAAGCTTCCTCAGACGGGATCAACTGGACCTTCTCGCCAATGGTGGATATTTCCCGTGAACCAAGATGGGGTAGAGTTTCTGAAGGTTCCGGAGAAGACCCTTACTTAGGAAGTGAAGTTTCTAAAAATATGGTATATGGCTATCAGGGAAAAGATCTTTCTGCTGGTAACACCATTTTGGCCTGTGTAAAGCATTTTGCACTCTATGGAGCAGGTGAAGCGGGTCGTGATTACAATACGGTAGATATGAGCCACGTAAGAATGTTCAACGAATATTTTCCACCTTACAAAGCAGCTGTAGATGCAGGAGTAGCTTCCGTAATGGCCTCTTTTAATGAAGTGGATGGGGTTCCGGCAACCGGAAATAAATGGCTTCAGACCGATGTATTGAGAAAATTATGGAACTTCAAAGGTTTTGTTGTGACTGACTATACAGGAATCAACGAAATGACAGAACATGGAATGGGAGATCTTCAGCAGGTATCCGCTTTAGCCCTGAAAGCCGGAGTAGATATGGATATGGTAGGGGAAGGATTTTTAACCACCCTTAAAAAATCCCTGGACGAAGGAAAAGTTACACAGGCTGAAATTGATATGGCGGCAAGAAGAATTCTGGAAGCAAAATATGACCTTGGATTATTCGATGATCCTTATCGGTACGGAGATGCAAAACTGGCTGCAAAAGAAGTGTATAATATGGAAAACCGTAACATCGCAAGAAGTGCAGCAGCCCAGTCCATGGTTTTATTAAAAAACGAAAACCAGGTGTTACCATTGAAAAAATCCGGTACAGTAGCTGTGATCGGGCCATTGGTGAACAACTCTCTGAATATGGCCGGAACCTGGAGTGTTGCCACAAAACACGCTGCCTCAGTTTCACTAATGCAGGGACTTCAGGCTAATTATGGAAAAGAAGTGAAATTCCTTTCAGCAAAAGGAGCAAACATAGATTACGATGCTAAATTAGAAGATATTTATGCGGCTCATGGTAAAAAAACAGACCGCGATAACCGTTCTAAAGAAGAATTACTGAAAGAAGCTGTTGATATAGCCAACAAAGCAGACGTTATTGTTCTGGCAATTGGAGAATCTGCAGAAATGAGCGGCGAGTCTTCTTCAAGAACAGAGATTACAATTCCACAGTCCCAGGTTGATTTATTAAATGAACTGAAAAAAACAGGAAAACCTATTGCAATGGTACTTTACACAGGACGTCCGCTGGCTTTGACCAATGTAAAAGATATACCTGATGCTATCCTGAACGCATGGTTTGCAGGTTCAGAAGCTGGAAATGCTATTTCGGATGTTCTGTTCGGGAAAGTAAATCCTTCAGGAAAGCTTCCGATGACCTTCCCAAGAAGCTTGGGACAGGTTCCGATCTACTATAACGCAAAAAATACAGGTCGCCCGCTAAGTCAGGACAAAGTTGATAAGTGTGTATACGAAAGATTCCGTTCAAACTATATGGATGAATGTAATACTCCTTTGTATCCGTTCGGGTATGGTTTGAGCTATTCTAAATTCAGCTATTCCGATCTGTCCGTTTCAAATTCCAACCCAAAAGGAAATCAGACCATTCAGGCTTCAGTAACCGTTACCAATTCCGGAAACTACGACGGGGCTGAGGTGGTACAGCTGTACATCAGGGATATGGTAGGAAGCATTACCAGACCTGTAAAAGAGCTGAAAGGATTCCAGAAAGTATTCCTGAAAAAAGGAGAATCTAAAAAAGTAACCTTTGACATTACCCCGGAAAGTCTGAAATTCTACAATGGAGAGTTGAAATTTGACTGGGAACCAGGAGATTTTGATATCATGGTCGGAACCAATTCTGATGAAGTGAAACACTCAAAGATCAATTGGACTAAATAATAATAACCAAAGCCACTCAAAGAGTGGCTTTTTTCCGCATTTGGCATGATTTTTAATGGCACAGTGGTAGCTTTAATATAATAATTATGAAAAAAACGATTTTACTTGGCACAGTATTCATGGGATCTTTCCTGTTTGCACAGACAGTGGGCGGAGATAGAGATGCACATGGATGTATAGGTTCGGCGGGGTATACTTACTCTCAAATTAAAAAAGATTGTGTAAGAGTTTTTGAGCAGAAGATTAAATTGACAGAAGTGGCTCCTAAAGGCAGCTCTACTTCAATGGCTGCCGTTATTTTCAGTAAGGATATGAAAAAAGCTGAAGTTTTTATTCCGGATACAGACGGAGAAAGCCTGATCCTTACAAGAGTGGGAAAAGGTAAAATCTGGAAGAAAGATGACTATGTTTTGGTTCCTTTCAAGAAAGACGGATATCAGCTTAAAAAAGACAATGTTGTGATTTATCAGTAAATCCGGATTTTATGAAATATAATAGAGACTGCCTGTTAAGGCGGTCTCTTTGTTTTAATAGTATAGAAGAAAAACAAAGAATTAAAATAGTTCATTTATAAAGATTCGAATGAAGAGTTTTTGTATCTTAGATAAACTAATACCTTGTCTTAAAACTCAAACCATTAATATTTAAAATATGAGAAAAACTATTTTATTGGGCGCAATGTTCCTCAGCTCTTTAGCCTTTACCCAACAAAAATCTCCGGTTGTAGGAGGTGATAAAGATGTTCATGGGTGCAGAAGTTCGGCAGGCTATACGTATTCGCAAATCAAAAATGATTGTGTAAAGGTTTTCGAACAAAAAATCAGATTAAAGGAAGTAAACTCAGATAAAAGTTATACTTCAATGACGGCCGTTATTTTTAGCAAAGACATGAAAAGGGCAGAAATTTTCATCCCGGATGGAAATGCAAAAAGCATTATCCTTACCAGAGAAGGAAAAAGCAAAATGTGGAAAAGTGGAAGCTATATTAAGGAAACATATGTGTTGGTTCCCTATAAAAAAGCAGGGTACCAGATTAAAAAAGATGATGTTGTGATTTATCAGTAAAGCAGGATTTAATAAAATCATTGATGTGTTTTTTCATTAAATATTTGATTGTCAGTATATATTTTAATTAAAAAATGTTTATTGGATAATCAAATCACAGCAGAACCTGCAAGCTTACAGTAGGAAAAACCAAAAAATTAAATAGTATGAAAAATCTGAGAAAATTGACAAAACAAGAACTGAAAACAGTTCAGGGAGGCATCCCTATGTGTCTGCCAGGATATTTCTGGTGTTCATTTGTTAAAAAATGTATTTCTGTAGGATCAGAATGCGGACTTGCTCTGTAATATACTGATCTTTTACTGTTTTAAATAATAATAGCCGGTCATTTGACCGGCTATTATTTGTAGAGAAATACCTGAATTGATCAGACATTTTTAATAACATTTATTAGCATCGTAAATTCTGCATGGTCCGTTCTCAGAATATTGGCATGTTCCGGCAGGACAGCTTTGTCCCGGTTGTGGAACCCATCCCCCGGAAATCATTTTTAAATTGGATTTTGATAACTTTTTTAGATTTTTCATAATAAGTTTTGTTTAGATTATTTGACTTTTTACTAAATTAGAAAATAAATCAATATAATATCACTTACTGTTGAAAAATAATTCTGAGCGATAAAAATTATTCATCCAAAGATAGATTCTGATCTTTGAAAAATATAAAATATATTATCCATCCGAACTAAAATTTAAAAGGATATTCACAATTTTCATCTCTCACCGAAAATCCTTATTTTTGTACATCTAAAAAGTAAAAGAAAGAATGAATTCCTACAAAAATCCATTGGAAGAGCGCTACTCCAGTGAAGAAATGTTATTTAACTTCTCGCACAATAACAAATTCCAGAATTGGAGAAAGCTTTGGATAGCTCTTGCTGAAATCGAAAAAGACCTTGGACTTGAAATCACAGACGAGCAGATCGCTGAGTTAAAAGCCAACGCTGAAAATATCGATTATGAGAAAGCAGCAGAATACGAAAAGAAATTCCGTCATGATGTAATGGCTCACGTTCATACCTATGGTGATGTGGCACCTTCAGCAAAAGGAATCATCCATTTAGGAGCTACTTCGGCTTTTGTAGGAGATAATACAGACCTTATTCAAATCCGTGACGGACTTTTAATCTTAAAGAAAAAGTTAGTTAACGTGATGAAGAATCTGTCTGATTTTGCTATTCAATATAAAGACCTTCCGACTTTAGGGTTCACACACTTCCAGCCTGCACAGCTGACGACGGTAGGTAAAAGAGCTACTCTTTGGTTACAGAGTTTGGTTCTTGATATCGAAGAACTTGATTTCTTCTTAGAAACCCTTCGTTTCAGAGGAGTAAAAGGAACTACCGGAACAGCAGCAAGTTTTCTGGAGCTTTTCAACGGTGATTATTCCAAAGTAAAACATTTAGATAAAGAGCTTTCAAAAAGATTCGGTTTCGAAAAAGTTTTCGGAGTTTCTGGTCAGACTTACGACAGAAAAATTGATGCTAAAGTAGTAGCGTTATTAGGAAATATTGCTCAGTCAGCCCATAAATTCACCAACGATTTACGTCTACTTCAAAACCTTAAGGAAATTGAAGAGCCATTCGAGAAAAACCAGATCGGGTCATCTGCTATGGCTTACAAGCGTAATCCAATGAGAAGTGAAAGAATCGGAGCATTGGCAAAATATGTAATGTCATTGACGACAAGTTCTGCAATGGTAGCTTCTACACAATGGTTTGAAAGAACATTGGATGACTCTGCCAACAAGAGATTGACGATTCCTCAGGCATTCCTTGCTGTTGATGCTATCCTTTTGATCTGGAACAATATCATGAACGGAATCGTTGTATACCCGAACAGAATCAACAAACATATTATGGAAGAACTTCCTTTCATGGCGACAGAATACATCATCATGGAAGAAGTGAAAGCAGGTGGTGACCGCCAGGAAATTCATGAAGTGATCAGAGTTCATTCTATGGAAGCTTCCAAGAAAGTGAAAGAAGAAGGAAAAGAAAATGACCTTATTGAAAGAATCTTAAATGACGATTCTCTAAAATTAGATAAATCAAAATTAAAAGAAGTTTTAGATCCTAAAAACTTTATCGGTTTTGCGCCGATCCAGACAGAGGAGTTCATAGCGAATGAAGTCCAGCCGATTCTGGATCAGAATAAAGACCTGATAGGATTGGAGGCTGATCTTAAAGTATAAAGCATATGCAGTCCTTTTGGGCTGCATATTTTATTTTAAACATTTTCAAAGAAGATAACTATATGACCATACAACGGCTTTCATTTTTTCTGCTTATCCTTCTCTCTGGGGTCTATTCCTTTAAATTTGTACTGAATGGAGGCTGGATGATAACTCCTAAAAAAGTTTCCAATACAGACGGAACAGATGATAATAATCTTACGCT
Protein-coding sequences here:
- a CDS encoding prolyl oligopeptidase family serine peptidase — protein: MKVKLKHLPLLLLPFSLQVNAQEIKAELNKEIKRTEKISYILDYPQKAKGNVPLIVFLHGSGERGNNLDAVKVHSPFTYKNLIKEPVAILAPQCPADSWWDTVTIYNLIKEIQKKYKIDASRIYLTGLSLGGWGTLKLAMEHPEMFAAVVPVCAPTDMIMYANINQYKDLNMKIFHGGMDDIVLPENAFKFYQRLHPVNPSAELVIFPNDNHNSWDSTYSDPKLYEWMLSKKKEN
- the bglX gene encoding beta-glucosidase BglX is translated as MKKLIVMATLALSPVFSAQEMVTKPVQSYQTAQYQAKKKAFVENLLSKMTLDEKIGQLNLPTSGDFTTGQAQSSDIGKKVEQGLVGGLFNIKGAEKIKAVQKVAIEKSRLKIPLIFGMDVIHGYETTFPIPLGLAASWDMNIVQQSARVAAKEASSDGINWTFSPMVDISREPRWGRVSEGSGEDPYLGSEVSKNMVYGYQGKDLSAGNTILACVKHFALYGAGEAGRDYNTVDMSHVRMFNEYFPPYKAAVDAGVASVMASFNEVDGVPATGNKWLQTDVLRKLWNFKGFVVTDYTGINEMTEHGMGDLQQVSALALKAGVDMDMVGEGFLTTLKKSLDEGKVTQAEIDMAARRILEAKYDLGLFDDPYRYGDAKLAAKEVYNMENRNIARSAAAQSMVLLKNENQVLPLKKSGTVAVIGPLVNNSLNMAGTWSVATKHAASVSLMQGLQANYGKEVKFLSAKGANIDYDAKLEDIYAAHGKKTDRDNRSKEELLKEAVDIANKADVIVLAIGESAEMSGESSSRTEITIPQSQVDLLNELKKTGKPIAMVLYTGRPLALTNVKDIPDAILNAWFAGSEAGNAISDVLFGKVNPSGKLPMTFPRSLGQVPIYYNAKNTGRPLSQDKVDKCVYERFRSNYMDECNTPLYPFGYGLSYSKFSYSDLSVSNSNPKGNQTIQASVTVTNSGNYDGAEVVQLYIRDMVGSITRPVKELKGFQKVFLKKGESKKVTFDITPESLKFYNGELKFDWEPGDFDIMVGTNSDEVKHSKINWTK
- a CDS encoding bacteriocin-like protein yields the protein MKNLRKLTKQELKTVQGGIPMCLPGYFWCSFVKKCISVGSECGLAL
- a CDS encoding bacteriocin-like protein, encoding MKNLKKLSKSNLKMISGGWVPQPGQSCPAGTCQYSENGPCRIYDANKCY
- the purB gene encoding adenylosuccinate lyase, which gives rise to MNSYKNPLEERYSSEEMLFNFSHNNKFQNWRKLWIALAEIEKDLGLEITDEQIAELKANAENIDYEKAAEYEKKFRHDVMAHVHTYGDVAPSAKGIIHLGATSAFVGDNTDLIQIRDGLLILKKKLVNVMKNLSDFAIQYKDLPTLGFTHFQPAQLTTVGKRATLWLQSLVLDIEELDFFLETLRFRGVKGTTGTAASFLELFNGDYSKVKHLDKELSKRFGFEKVFGVSGQTYDRKIDAKVVALLGNIAQSAHKFTNDLRLLQNLKEIEEPFEKNQIGSSAMAYKRNPMRSERIGALAKYVMSLTTSSAMVASTQWFERTLDDSANKRLTIPQAFLAVDAILLIWNNIMNGIVVYPNRINKHIMEELPFMATEYIIMEEVKAGGDRQEIHEVIRVHSMEASKKVKEEGKENDLIERILNDDSLKLDKSKLKEVLDPKNFIGFAPIQTEEFIANEVQPILDQNKDLIGLEADLKV